The following proteins are encoded in a genomic region of Haloarcula marina:
- a CDS encoding DUF58 domain-containing protein produces MSYRRRAALVAGSLAVVAGIGRVAAGGPTGSLRPGFVIFVGVFGVTLSVFGLARGVRADTHVAVLPNPAGRDVSPPENDGFGGGSSRLVKDYRVAERLRDLLRRALARERGGDTDAAEDAIDAGTWTDDPAAAAAFTGDSGRGRRLRDGVAARRAGTSRLGYRLDRAAARLRSLMGLSADDADPEATATPTSLGTHATGRWTGFRALALAFVGVGILARRPGLVVAGGVAVVALAVRAAARVPDPDLTVNRVIDADAPSHGDEVTVRVRVRNDTDRTLFDCRLADGVPETLAVTEGAAQVATALRPGASATVEYAVRATRGDHAFDAPRVVLGDAAGTAERVFEPEATGDAALSVSLPTTDLSMPVRSSTTRHRGRIEADSGGDGIAFYATREYRRGDPLSRIDWNRYAGTRELSTLEFQEEQAATVVVVVDARPAAYHAPADGSLDTTVDRAVLAARAVADARLDAEDTVGVAALSPERLFVPPSGGQAHRSRLKTVLETSSAVAPTPADGEFYVGPTFRWLQRELPNDAQVVCCSPLTDDAVVRVLRYLAAYGHPVTVVSPDPGTQPTASGTVVATERVFRLAALRRAGIRVAEWRHGESLPAAIERQRLGWSA; encoded by the coding sequence GTGAGTTATCGACGCCGCGCGGCGCTCGTCGCGGGGTCGCTCGCCGTCGTCGCCGGTATCGGCCGCGTCGCGGCGGGCGGTCCGACGGGGTCGCTCAGGCCCGGGTTCGTCATCTTCGTCGGCGTGTTCGGCGTCACTCTCTCGGTGTTCGGCCTCGCGCGCGGCGTTCGAGCGGACACGCACGTCGCGGTCCTCCCGAATCCAGCGGGTCGCGACGTCTCGCCGCCCGAGAACGACGGATTCGGCGGGGGGTCGTCACGATTGGTCAAGGACTACCGCGTCGCCGAGCGACTGCGGGACCTGCTTCGGCGGGCCCTCGCCCGAGAGCGCGGCGGCGACACGGACGCCGCCGAGGACGCCATCGACGCCGGGACGTGGACGGATGACCCGGCCGCGGCGGCGGCGTTCACCGGCGATTCGGGCCGGGGCAGACGACTCCGAGACGGCGTCGCGGCCCGCCGCGCCGGAACCTCCCGACTCGGCTATCGACTCGACCGGGCGGCGGCGCGACTCCGCTCGCTGATGGGGCTGTCGGCCGACGACGCCGACCCCGAAGCGACGGCGACACCCACGTCACTCGGGACGCACGCGACGGGCCGCTGGACCGGATTTCGCGCACTGGCGCTCGCTTTCGTCGGCGTGGGTATCCTCGCTCGCCGACCCGGACTCGTCGTGGCGGGCGGCGTCGCCGTCGTCGCACTCGCGGTGCGCGCCGCCGCGCGCGTCCCCGACCCGGACCTGACGGTCAATCGGGTCATCGACGCCGACGCCCCGTCCCACGGTGACGAGGTGACGGTGCGAGTGCGGGTGCGAAACGACACTGACCGGACGCTGTTCGACTGCCGACTCGCCGACGGGGTGCCCGAGACACTTGCGGTCACCGAGGGGGCAGCGCAGGTGGCGACGGCGCTGCGGCCGGGCGCGTCGGCGACCGTCGAGTACGCCGTTCGCGCGACACGTGGGGACCACGCCTTCGACGCGCCACGGGTGGTCCTCGGCGACGCCGCGGGGACGGCCGAGCGGGTGTTCGAACCCGAGGCTACCGGCGACGCGGCGCTGTCCGTCTCGCTCCCGACGACGGACCTCTCGATGCCGGTCCGGTCCTCGACGACCCGCCACCGGGGCCGCATCGAGGCCGACAGCGGCGGCGACGGTATCGCGTTCTACGCCACTCGGGAGTACCGGCGGGGCGACCCCCTCTCGCGTATCGACTGGAACCGCTACGCCGGGACGCGCGAACTCTCGACGCTGGAGTTTCAGGAGGAACAGGCCGCGACGGTGGTCGTCGTCGTCGACGCGCGTCCGGCGGCATACCACGCGCCCGCCGACGGGTCGCTCGATACCACTGTCGACCGGGCGGTTCTCGCGGCCCGGGCCGTCGCGGACGCTCGCCTCGACGCCGAGGACACGGTCGGGGTAGCGGCGCTGTCCCCGGAACGACTGTTCGTCCCGCCGAGTGGGGGACAGGCCCATCGGAGCAGGCTGAAGACGGTCCTCGAAACCTCGTCGGCCGTCGCACCGACGCCCGCCGACGGCGAGTTCTACGTCGGCCCGACGTTCCGATGGCTCCAGCGGGAACTGCCCAACGACGCACAAGTCGTCTGCTGTTCGCCGCTGACCGACGACGCCGTCGTTCGGGTCCTCCGCTATCTCGCGGCGTACGGCCACCCCGTGACCGTCGTCAGTCCGGACCCCGGAACGCAACCCACCGCGTCGGGGACGGTTGTGGCCACGGAGCGCGTGTTCCGCCTCGCGGCGCTCCGCCGGGCGGGCATCAGAGTGGCCGAGTGGCGACACGGCGAGTCGCTCCCGGCGGCTATCGAGCGACAGCGACTGGGGTGGTCCGCGTGA
- a CDS encoding GAF domain-containing protein, producing the protein MTERTVLCVDGESEVDDVATAVGEVESVTAVTRTSAADAATVIETTALDCVVTEYGLADGTGLDVLRTLRTEQPQTPCVLFTDVRPREIDTASVGNLVTEYLSKDLPNATERLGGVVADVISHSAQVGFPLPEGEGDRLESLARYDLAELPVEASFDRLTDLVADHFETPIAFVGLIEEDAENILSCHGAEWGRLTREETVCTHSMLQEDVLVVEDLQADERFAGNEGIQNLGVRSYAGANMTAPEGHVIGQLCVLDHEPRTYSADERRRLQQFAETAMEILDLRQSLREARELSA; encoded by the coding sequence ATGACCGAGCGAACCGTTCTCTGCGTCGATGGGGAGAGCGAGGTCGACGACGTGGCGACGGCGGTCGGAGAGGTCGAATCGGTGACGGCGGTGACGCGAACGTCGGCCGCCGACGCCGCGACCGTCATCGAGACGACAGCACTCGACTGCGTCGTGACGGAGTACGGCCTCGCCGACGGGACCGGCCTCGACGTTCTCAGGACGCTCAGGACCGAACAGCCACAGACCCCCTGCGTCCTGTTCACCGACGTGCGCCCCCGCGAGATAGACACCGCGTCGGTCGGAAACCTCGTCACCGAGTACCTCAGCAAGGACCTCCCGAACGCCACCGAGCGGCTCGGCGGGGTCGTCGCGGACGTTATCAGCCACAGCGCGCAGGTGGGCTTTCCCCTTCCCGAGGGCGAAGGCGACCGCCTCGAATCGCTCGCCCGGTACGACCTCGCCGAACTGCCCGTGGAAGCGAGTTTCGACCGCTTGACCGACCTCGTCGCCGACCATTTCGAGACGCCCATCGCCTTCGTCGGCCTCATCGAGGAGGACGCCGAAAACATCCTCTCCTGCCACGGGGCCGAGTGGGGGCGACTGACTCGCGAGGAGACGGTCTGCACCCACAGCATGTTGCAGGAGGACGTACTGGTCGTCGAGGACCTGCAAGCCGACGAGCGATTCGCGGGGAACGAGGGTATCCAGAACCTCGGCGTTCGCTCCTACGCCGGTGCGAACATGACCGCGCCCGAGGGCCACGTCATCGGCCAGTTGTGCGTCCTCGACCACGAACCACGGACCTACTCGGCCGACGAGCGAAGACGGCTCCAGCAGTTCGCCGAGACGGCCATGGAGATACTCGACCTCCGACAGTCGCTCCGCGAGGCGAGAGAACTGTCTGCGTGA
- a CDS encoding AAA family ATPase, which yields MDVASASEMSNRVLEEVGRAVVADREFFETVLLGVVGKGHVLLEDVPGTGKTLTARSVATALGLSFSRVQFTPDLLPADITGTHIFNEQTREFEFTRGPIFANVVLADEINRAPPKTQSALLEAMEEGQVTVDGDTYDLPEPFFVLATQNPVDMEGTFELPEAQVDRFLAKSSIGYPDDEGEVELLRRRAGRTEQSPSVEAVLDADSVQALRSVPETVTVDEDLLRYMAAIARATREDYRVEVGVSPRGTQRLFEAARAMATIEGREFVAPDDIKRVAPPVLAHRLVLTPDARVEQVEKRDVLADVLGEVPVPTV from the coding sequence ATGGACGTTGCTTCGGCCAGCGAGATGTCGAATCGGGTGCTTGAGGAGGTGGGGCGAGCGGTCGTCGCCGACCGCGAGTTCTTCGAGACGGTGCTGTTGGGCGTCGTCGGGAAGGGGCACGTCCTGCTGGAAGACGTGCCCGGTACCGGGAAGACCCTGACCGCGCGGAGCGTCGCGACGGCGCTCGGCCTCTCCTTCTCGCGCGTGCAGTTCACGCCGGACCTCCTGCCAGCGGACATCACGGGGACGCACATCTTCAACGAGCAGACCCGGGAGTTCGAGTTCACCCGCGGCCCCATCTTCGCCAACGTCGTGCTGGCCGACGAGATAAACCGCGCGCCGCCGAAGACCCAGTCGGCCCTGCTGGAGGCGATGGAGGAGGGACAGGTCACCGTCGACGGCGACACCTACGACCTGCCGGAGCCGTTTTTCGTCCTCGCGACGCAGAATCCGGTCGACATGGAGGGGACCTTCGAACTCCCCGAGGCGCAGGTCGACCGCTTCCTCGCGAAGAGTTCCATCGGCTACCCGGACGACGAGGGCGAGGTCGAACTCCTCCGACGGCGCGCGGGCCGAACCGAACAGAGTCCGAGCGTGGAGGCGGTCCTCGACGCCGACAGCGTGCAGGCGCTCCGGTCGGTTCCCGAGACGGTCACCGTCGACGAGGACCTGCTGAGGTACATGGCCGCTATCGCCCGCGCGACGCGGGAGGACTACCGCGTCGAAGTCGGCGTCTCGCCGCGCGGGACCCAACGGCTGTTCGAGGCGGCGAGAGCGATGGCGACCATCGAGGGGCGTGAGTTCGTCGCGCCGGACGACATCAAGCGGGTCGCCCCGCCGGTGCTCGCCCACCGCCTCGTGCTGACGCCAGACGCCCGGGTCGAACAGGTCGAGAAACGCGACGTACTGGCCGACGTACTCGGCGAGGTCCCGGTTCCGACCGTCTAA
- a CDS encoding GtrA family protein, with the protein MSFAVATSPRRQRLVRFFLVGLTAAAVQTVLLWLFVSLGGINYLVGAFVAIETTILFQYVLNNAWTFHRSRHTSLREYVVGMVKTNLVRGTAIPLQLGILYALVSFGSVEYLLANGFAIGATGLYRYALDSQWTWN; encoded by the coding sequence ATGTCGTTCGCCGTCGCAACTTCGCCGCGACGCCAGCGGCTAGTTCGGTTCTTCCTCGTCGGCCTGACAGCGGCGGCCGTCCAGACGGTACTGCTGTGGCTGTTCGTCAGCCTCGGCGGCATCAACTACCTGGTCGGCGCGTTCGTCGCTATCGAGACGACCATCCTGTTCCAGTACGTGCTGAACAACGCGTGGACGTTCCACCGCTCGCGTCACACGTCGCTCCGCGAGTACGTGGTCGGGATGGTCAAGACGAACCTCGTCCGCGGGACGGCGATTCCCCTGCAGTTGGGGATTCTCTACGCCCTCGTCTCGTTCGGGTCGGTGGAGTACCTGCTCGCCAACGGGTTTGCCATCGGCGCGACGGGGCTGTATCGGTACGCCCTCGACTCGCAGTGGACGTGGAACTGA
- a CDS encoding sulfatase has product MPRDVSNVVLVTVDSLRADALGGTDSASPVLDGLAETGVTFENAFAHGNWTPFSFPSVHGSRPVFDEGGDIGVASSPTLAEQLSDAGLATGGFNAANGFLTDHWGYDRGFDEFEPFVDSKGYSKYLAAHPTVQAWVQLATSPFRRAATALRGGSDARPFADVSRMGDLERHATQFLERQEDGFFLWVHYMDTHTPYVPAPRHLREVSETHFGVARMLGAHVRTGLGWDVDDRTLATLRTLYDGTVRQVDASVGRLLDTLEAEGVADETAVVVAGDHGEEFLEHGHLAHYPKLYQELIEVPFFVHHPDSDGRKVHDPVGLDVLAPTVCDLLGVDPAEAWEGVSVAPTLDGEDAPDREPIVSVAVRGESVTSQPIPRRLDDGELLVSARDARWTYIEHTDSDHRELYDRREDPEERRDYCAESTDETAPPPVLDRLSAAVADHVDRLETAAAADTGGDGPTESDEITARLKALGYK; this is encoded by the coding sequence ATGCCGCGAGACGTTTCGAACGTCGTCCTCGTCACCGTCGATTCACTGCGGGCAGACGCCCTCGGCGGCACGGACAGCGCTTCGCCGGTCTTAGACGGCCTCGCCGAGACGGGCGTCACCTTCGAGAACGCCTTCGCCCACGGCAACTGGACGCCCTTCTCCTTCCCGAGCGTCCACGGGTCGCGGCCGGTGTTCGACGAGGGGGGAGACATCGGGGTGGCGTCCTCGCCGACGCTGGCCGAACAACTGTCGGATGCGGGACTCGCAACTGGCGGGTTCAACGCCGCGAACGGTTTCCTCACCGACCACTGGGGGTACGACCGGGGGTTCGACGAGTTCGAACCGTTCGTCGACAGCAAGGGGTACAGCAAGTACCTCGCCGCGCACCCCACGGTGCAGGCGTGGGTCCAACTCGCCACCTCACCGTTCCGCCGGGCCGCGACGGCGCTCCGCGGCGGGTCCGATGCCCGCCCGTTCGCCGACGTGTCCCGCATGGGCGACTTGGAGCGACACGCGACGCAGTTCCTCGAACGGCAGGAAGACGGCTTCTTCCTGTGGGTCCACTACATGGACACCCACACCCCGTACGTCCCCGCGCCGCGACACCTGCGCGAAGTCTCCGAGACGCACTTCGGCGTCGCTCGGATGCTCGGTGCGCACGTCCGGACCGGCCTCGGGTGGGACGTGGACGACCGGACGCTCGCGACGCTCCGCACGCTGTACGACGGAACGGTCCGGCAGGTCGACGCGAGCGTCGGGCGACTGCTCGACACGCTCGAAGCCGAAGGCGTCGCCGACGAGACGGCCGTCGTCGTCGCGGGCGACCACGGCGAGGAGTTTCTGGAACACGGCCATCTCGCGCACTACCCGAAACTGTATCAGGAACTCATCGAGGTCCCGTTCTTCGTCCACCACCCGGACAGCGACGGCCGGAAGGTCCACGACCCGGTGGGTCTCGACGTACTCGCCCCGACCGTCTGTGACCTCCTCGGCGTCGACCCGGCCGAGGCGTGGGAGGGAGTCTCCGTCGCCCCGACGCTGGACGGCGAGGACGCGCCGGACCGCGAACCCATCGTCTCCGTGGCGGTCCGCGGCGAGAGCGTCACCAGCCAACCGATTCCGCGCCGCCTCGACGACGGCGAGTTGCTCGTCAGCGCCCGCGACGCCCGCTGGACGTACATCGAACACACCGACTCGGACCACCGCGAACTGTACGACCGCCGCGAGGACCCCGAGGAGCGGCGGGACTACTGTGCGGAGTCCACCGACGAGACCGCGCCGCCGCCGGTGCTGGACCGCCTCTCTGCGGCCGTCGCCGACCACGTGGACCGCCTCGAAACCGCGGCGGCGGCCGATACGGGGGGCGACGGTCCCACAGAGTCGGACGAGATAACAGCACGGTTAAAGGCGCTCGGATACAAATAG
- a CDS encoding DUF4129 domain-containing protein — MSGRLAVAVATALVLAALVVGAPTVDERTTPSDAAGGAVSAGQQGPSSTVTIQEPPTAGPFVLVVLLVLMGVALAYGLKQYGRDDLVLAVVTTVVLTVAAVIVGSNPTVAGAFQNPVTNTSGGGGPASTGTGPGSLWLVGVVGSLAAVALAGIVLRRAVGSETWTAGGDDGHAERTESASDDVPDGVADAADRAADTLADGETSDNAVYRAWTEMTAALDVPDAESATPGEFAAAAREAGMDPEHVATLTDLFEAVRYGDRSVTEDRARRAERALRNVEGRGQQ, encoded by the coding sequence ATGTCCGGCCGTCTCGCGGTTGCGGTGGCGACGGCGTTGGTGCTCGCGGCGCTGGTGGTCGGCGCGCCGACGGTCGACGAACGGACCACGCCGAGCGACGCGGCCGGTGGAGCGGTCAGCGCGGGCCAACAGGGGCCGAGTAGCACCGTCACGATACAGGAACCGCCGACTGCGGGGCCGTTCGTCCTCGTCGTCTTGCTCGTCCTGATGGGTGTCGCGCTCGCCTACGGCCTGAAACAGTACGGCCGCGACGACCTGGTCCTCGCGGTGGTGACCACCGTCGTCCTGACCGTCGCGGCAGTCATCGTCGGGTCGAATCCGACCGTCGCCGGGGCGTTCCAGAATCCCGTCACGAACACGTCCGGAGGCGGTGGCCCCGCCTCGACCGGGACCGGCCCGGGGTCCCTGTGGCTCGTCGGCGTGGTCGGGTCACTCGCCGCCGTCGCCCTCGCTGGTATCGTCCTCCGCCGGGCCGTCGGGAGCGAGACGTGGACGGCGGGCGGCGACGACGGACACGCGGAGCGAACCGAATCCGCGAGCGACGACGTGCCCGACGGCGTCGCCGATGCGGCAGACCGGGCGGCCGACACGCTGGCCGACGGCGAGACGAGTGACAACGCCGTCTACCGGGCGTGGACGGAGATGACGGCGGCGCTGGACGTGCCAGACGCGGAGAGCGCGACGCCCGGCGAGTTCGCCGCGGCGGCGCGTGAGGCGGGGATGGACCCGGAACACGTCGCGACGCTGACCGACCTCTTCGAGGCGGTGCGGTACGGCGACCGGTCGGTGACCGAGGACCGAGCGCGACGGGCGGAGCGGGCGCTCCGAAACGTCGAGGGACGTGGTCAGCAGTGA
- a CDS encoding DUF7519 family protein, whose product MSLTRPVGTAAVVAAAVGVLSVATTLGGPLAVLGGVVITVGVARDDRRFVTAGGALLAFGVLVAGVLGTATVALVVGLAAAILAWDFGQYACALAVGTAPDAVTQNAELVRVAGGTLVAACVVGLLSLSVAVVAVPAVDTVTATLLFAGIVLTVYGVR is encoded by the coding sequence GTGAGTCTGACCCGGCCGGTCGGGACCGCCGCGGTGGTCGCCGCCGCCGTCGGCGTCCTCTCGGTGGCGACGACGCTCGGCGGGCCGCTGGCAGTCCTCGGGGGCGTCGTCATCACGGTCGGCGTCGCCCGCGACGACCGGCGATTCGTGACTGCGGGCGGGGCACTCCTCGCATTCGGTGTTCTCGTGGCTGGCGTCCTCGGGACCGCGACGGTCGCCCTCGTGGTCGGTCTCGCCGCCGCGATTCTCGCGTGGGACTTCGGCCAGTACGCCTGTGCGCTCGCCGTCGGCACCGCTCCGGACGCGGTGACGCAGAACGCGGAACTCGTCAGGGTCGCGGGCGGGACGCTCGTGGCCGCCTGCGTCGTCGGCCTCCTCTCGCTCTCGGTGGCCGTCGTCGCCGTTCCCGCGGTGGATACGGTCACGGCGACGCTCCTGTTTGCCGGTATCGTGCTGACCGTCTACGGCGTCCGTTAG
- a CDS encoding hydantoinase B/oxoprolinase family protein, translating into MSDELDAVSLEILRNQLESVAEEMGEVLVRGAFSPNITERRDCSTALFDAAGHLVAQAEHIPVHLGAMPEAVAAVRDRTPEPGDVFVLNDPFAGGTHLPDVTLVSPIAPDGDEILGYAVSRAHHADVGGMAPGSMPAGARDVYQEGLRIPPTRLVADGERRAGVWELLAANVRNPAERRADLRAQLAANERGAERVTALLTDHGERLLTAFDAVRDYSRARVEAEIREIPDGTYSASDVLEGDGVTDTDIPIEVTVTVDGATLDVDFAGTAPQVDGNVNAPLSVAKSAVYFVVRSVTDPDVPPNGGCYDPVRVHAPPGSLLNPTPPAAVVGGNVETSQRVADVVFRALAAAAPDRVPAAGQGTMNNVVVGGPGFSYYETVGGGMGASTDADGPSGVQVGMTNTLNTPVEALEAAYPLRVEEYALRRGSGGAGRHRGGDGLVRELRLEAAATVSLLTERRRHAPWGLSGGEDGQPGRNYLDGEAVPAKVTRDVPAGTTVRVETPGGGGHGSAAENAVEESDDDPSAGGDDAA; encoded by the coding sequence ATGAGCGACGAACTCGACGCGGTGTCGCTCGAAATCCTGCGCAACCAGTTGGAGAGCGTCGCCGAGGAGATGGGCGAAGTCCTCGTTCGGGGTGCGTTCTCGCCCAACATCACCGAGCGGCGGGACTGCTCGACGGCGTTGTTCGACGCCGCGGGTCACCTCGTCGCGCAGGCCGAACACATCCCGGTCCACCTCGGCGCGATGCCCGAAGCGGTCGCCGCCGTCCGCGACCGGACTCCCGAACCGGGCGACGTGTTCGTCCTGAACGACCCGTTCGCGGGCGGGACGCACCTGCCGGACGTGACGCTCGTCTCGCCAATCGCGCCGGACGGCGACGAGATACTGGGCTACGCCGTCTCGCGTGCCCACCACGCCGACGTGGGCGGGATGGCTCCCGGAAGCATGCCCGCGGGCGCGAGGGACGTCTATCAGGAGGGCCTGCGCATCCCGCCGACGCGCCTCGTCGCCGACGGCGAGCGCCGGGCGGGCGTCTGGGAACTGCTCGCCGCGAACGTCCGTAACCCCGCCGAGCGCCGGGCGGACCTGCGGGCGCAACTCGCCGCGAACGAACGGGGCGCGGAACGGGTCACGGCGTTGCTGACCGACCACGGCGAGCGACTGCTGACCGCGTTCGACGCGGTGCGCGACTACTCCCGGGCGCGCGTCGAGGCCGAGATTCGGGAGATTCCGGACGGCACCTACAGCGCGAGCGACGTGTTGGAGGGCGACGGCGTCACCGATACCGACATCCCCATCGAGGTGACGGTCACCGTCGACGGAGCGACGCTGGACGTGGACTTCGCCGGGACCGCGCCGCAGGTCGACGGCAACGTCAACGCGCCGCTATCGGTCGCCAAGAGCGCCGTCTACTTCGTCGTCCGGTCGGTCACGGACCCCGACGTACCGCCGAACGGCGGATGTTACGACCCCGTGCGCGTCCACGCGCCGCCGGGGTCGCTGTTGAATCCCACACCACCGGCGGCCGTCGTCGGCGGCAACGTCGAGACCAGCCAGCGTGTCGCGGACGTGGTGTTCCGGGCGCTCGCGGCGGCGGCCCCCGACCGCGTCCCGGCGGCCGGACAGGGGACGATGAACAACGTCGTCGTCGGCGGGCCGGGGTTCAGTTACTACGAGACGGTCGGCGGCGGCATGGGCGCGAGCACCGACGCGGACGGACCGTCGGGCGTGCAGGTCGGCATGACCAACACGCTGAACACGCCGGTCGAGGCGCTGGAAGCGGCCTATCCGCTCCGCGTCGAGGAGTACGCGCTCCGACGCGGGAGCGGCGGGGCGGGCCGACACCGGGGGGGCGACGGCCTCGTGCGCGAACTCCGCCTCGAAGCGGCGGCGACGGTGTCGCTGTTGACGGAGCGCCGCCGTCACGCGCCGTGGGGACTGTCCGGCGGTGAGGACGGACAACCGGGCCGGAACTACCTCGACGGCGAGGCAGTTCCCGCGAAGGTGACGCGGGACGTGCCCGCCGGGACGACGGTGCGCGTCGAGACGCCGGGCGGCGGCGGGCACGGGTCAGCGGCCGAGAACGCGGTCGAGGAGTCGGACGACGACCCGAGCGCGGGCGGCGACGACGCCGCGTAA
- a CDS encoding hydantoinase/oxoprolinase family protein gives MDDSVRVGVDVGGTFTDVVLVDETGLTTAKVPTTTPQHEGVLAGIERACDRAGVDPDSVGQFRHAMTIATNALLEADGAETALVTTAGFGDVLAIGRQNRPELYDQSVARPDPLVPAKRRYELDERATTEGIETPVDPEAVRALAAELDDEAEAVAVSSLHAYAHPENERRTAEILRAELDIPVSASHEVLGAFREYERTATTVADAFVTPRIDAYLGRLADGATGRGLPEPSVMQSNGGIADPDTVSQNAVTTALSGPAAGVVGASLFEPDGVEGLVTFDMGGTSTDVSLVREGTVARTTDADVGGRPVRIPMVDVATVGSGGGSIGWVDAGGALRVGPQSAGADPGPACYGRGGSDPTVTDAALLLGYLGPDTTLGGDLELDVEAARDALSALAAAAELSGPVAAARGVFRVANATMTRTIRSVTAERGHDPREFAIAAFGGAGPMHAAALADGLDVSTVVVPRASGVLSALGLLAADERHDAVRTYRARLDEVDIDAVASVLGDLEATVLADASDPEAATVTVEADCRYVGQSHELGVEIEDFDRATVGARFHAAHERAYGYRLPETPVELVTFRATATLGGETPPLAAHGGDEPARRGTREVTFESAVHETPVLSWDGLAPGDRADGPAIVEGGESTVVVPPAWSLTVDDRGTLRLEAER, from the coding sequence ATGGACGATTCGGTTCGCGTGGGCGTCGACGTCGGCGGAACCTTCACCGACGTGGTCCTCGTCGACGAGACGGGGCTGACGACGGCGAAAGTCCCGACGACGACGCCCCAACACGAGGGGGTCTTGGCGGGCATCGAACGTGCCTGCGACCGGGCGGGCGTCGACCCCGATTCTGTCGGCCAGTTCCGCCACGCGATGACCATCGCGACGAACGCCCTCCTCGAAGCCGACGGGGCCGAGACGGCGCTGGTGACGACGGCGGGATTCGGCGACGTGTTGGCTATCGGACGACAGAACCGGCCGGAACTGTACGACCAGTCGGTCGCCCGTCCCGACCCGTTGGTCCCGGCGAAGCGACGGTACGAACTCGACGAGCGCGCGACCACCGAGGGCATCGAGACGCCGGTGGACCCCGAGGCGGTTCGCGCCCTCGCCGCGGAACTCGACGACGAGGCCGAGGCCGTCGCCGTCTCCTCCCTCCACGCCTACGCCCACCCGGAGAACGAGCGCCGAACCGCCGAGATACTCCGTGCGGAACTCGACATCCCCGTCTCGGCCAGCCACGAGGTGCTGGGGGCGTTCCGCGAGTACGAGCGCACCGCGACGACGGTAGCCGACGCCTTCGTCACGCCGCGCATCGACGCCTATCTCGGTCGTCTCGCCGACGGCGCGACCGGGCGCGGCCTGCCCGAACCCAGCGTCATGCAGTCCAACGGCGGCATCGCCGACCCGGACACCGTTTCACAGAACGCGGTGACGACGGCGCTGTCCGGACCGGCGGCGGGCGTCGTCGGCGCGAGTCTGTTCGAACCCGACGGTGTCGAGGGGCTGGTCACGTTCGACATGGGCGGGACCTCGACGGACGTGTCGCTCGTGCGCGAGGGAACGGTCGCTCGGACCACCGACGCCGACGTGGGCGGGCGTCCGGTCCGGATTCCGATGGTGGACGTGGCGACGGTCGGGTCCGGCGGCGGGTCGATTGGATGGGTCGACGCGGGCGGCGCGCTCAGGGTCGGGCCGCAGTCGGCCGGGGCGGACCCCGGTCCGGCTTGTTACGGCCGCGGCGGGAGCGACCCGACGGTGACCGACGCGGCGCTCCTGTTGGGGTATCTCGGCCCCGACACGACGCTCGGGGGCGACCTCGAACTCGACGTGGAGGCGGCCCGAGACGCCCTCTCGGCGCTCGCCGCGGCGGCGGAACTGTCGGGACCGGTCGCCGCCGCTCGCGGCGTCTTCCGGGTCGCCAACGCCACGATGACCCGGACGATTCGGAGCGTGACGGCCGAACGCGGCCACGACCCCCGCGAGTTCGCCATCGCGGCGTTCGGCGGGGCCGGGCCGATGCACGCGGCGGCGCTCGCCGACGGACTCGACGTGTCGACGGTGGTCGTCCCGCGGGCGAGCGGCGTCCTCTCGGCGCTGGGACTCCTGGCCGCCGACGAGCGACACGACGCGGTGCGGACGTATCGCGCTCGCCTCGACGAGGTCGACATCGACGCCGTCGCGTCGGTGTTGGGCGACCTCGAAGCCACTGTTCTCGCCGACGCGAGCGACCCCGAGGCGGCGACGGTTACCGTCGAGGCGGACTGTCGCTACGTCGGGCAGAGCCACGAACTCGGCGTCGAAATCGAGGACTTCGACCGCGCGACGGTCGGCGCGCGCTTCCACGCGGCCCACGAGCGAGCGTACGGGTATCGCCTGCCCGAGACGCCGGTCGAACTCGTGACGTTCCGGGCGACGGCGACGCTCGGCGGGGAGACGCCGCCGCTCGCGGCCCACGGGGGAGACGAACCAGCACGGCGGGGGACCCGAGAGGTGACCTTCGAGTCGGCGGTCCACGAGACGCCGGTGCTGTCGTGGGACGGCCTCGCGCCCGGTGACCGCGCCGACGGCCCGGCAATCGTCGAGGGCGGCGAGAGTACCGTCGTGGTCCCGCCCGCGTGGTCGCTGACTGTCGACGACCGGGGGACGCTTCGACTGGAGGCCGAGCGATGA